The Daucus carota subsp. sativus chromosome 7, DH1 v3.0, whole genome shotgun sequence genome window below encodes:
- the LOC108196924 gene encoding receptor-like protein 44: MGKWRVVLILSTLQLLTLLTPTKPDPKDESCLTHLSQSLEDPNKNLQNWTKATFSNPCTGFTSYLQGATCNNGRIYKLSLSNLSLKGSISPYIANCTNLQALDLSSNALSGSIPTDLQFLVNLAVLNLSANHLSGSIPPQIAMCAYLNVIDLHDNVLTGPVPQQLGLLVRLSVLDVSNNKLSGPIPGNLGNRTGLPRFNASSYEGNKDLYGYPLPPMKNKGLSILAIVGIGLGSGLLSLVLSFTAVCIWLRVTDRKTASAEQEGKITQLMPDY; encoded by the coding sequence ATGGGCAAATGGAGAGTGGTCTTAATACTCTCCACACTACAACTCCTAACTCTTCTTACACCAACAAAACCAGATCCGAAAGACGAATCATGTCTTACCCACTTAAGCCAATCACTTGAAGACCCAAACAAGAACCTCCAAAACTGGACCAAAGCCACTTTCTCAAACCCATGTACTGGCTTCACCTCGTACCTCCAAGGCGCCACTTGTAATAACGGCCGTATCTACAAACTCTCTCTCTCGAATCTCTCTCTCAAAGGCTCCATCTCTCCTTATATAGCTAACTGCACTAATCTCCAAGCTCTTGACTTATCGTCAAACGCTCTATCCGGTTCAATCCCGACCGATCTTCAGTTCCTCGTGAACCTAGCGGTTCTTAACCTCTCGGCGAACCATCTCTCCGGTTCGATACCTCCGCAGATTGCCATGTGCGCGTACCTAAACGTTATAGATCTTCATGACAACGTGTTAACCGGTCCGGTTCCGCAGCAGCTCGGTCTTTTAGTCCGGCTCTCGGTTCTCGATGTTTCGAATAACAAGCTCTCCGGTCCAATTCCGGGTAATCTCGGGAACCGGACCGGTTTGCCGAGATTCAACGCGTCGTCGTATGAGGGCAATAAAGATCTGTATGGGTACCCTTTGCCACCTATGAAGAATAAAGGGCTTTCGATTCTAGCCATTGTAGGGATTGGGCTTGGAAGTGGGCTTTTGAGTTTGGTCCTTAGCTTCACAGCTGTGTGTATTTGGTTGAGAGTCACTGATCGCAAAACGGCGTCGGCTGAACAAGAAGGCAAAATCACACAGCTCATGCCtgattattaa